A region of Phytohabitans rumicis DNA encodes the following proteins:
- a CDS encoding VOC family protein, whose amino-acid sequence MLTTSFVPGSPNWLDVSSPDTAATTRFYTGLFGWREVPGGPDAPEYVFYHLDGRTVAAGGPVAEGGTPSWTMYFTTSDVDASAKAVTQAGGAILTEPYDVLTAGRMGLFADPGGAPFALWQPGDVPGVGVVNEAGTLRWVELHTADTGGARSFYQSVLGWTYQDMPIGDVIYAVASTGGEDDMFGGITPVEGGEAVGWRPYFESPDTDATVAKAVELGGTVVSPAQSMPGIGRLATLTDPHGALFSIMTSE is encoded by the coding sequence ATGCTGACCACTTCGTTCGTCCCCGGCAGCCCGAACTGGCTGGACGTCAGCTCGCCCGACACGGCGGCCACCACGCGCTTCTACACCGGCCTTTTCGGCTGGCGGGAGGTGCCGGGCGGGCCGGACGCGCCCGAGTACGTCTTCTACCACCTCGACGGCCGTACGGTCGCCGCCGGCGGCCCGGTCGCCGAGGGCGGCACCCCGTCCTGGACGATGTATTTCACGACCAGCGACGTGGACGCCAGCGCGAAGGCCGTGACACAGGCCGGCGGCGCGATCCTCACCGAGCCGTACGACGTGCTGACCGCGGGCCGCATGGGCCTGTTCGCCGACCCGGGCGGGGCCCCCTTCGCGCTGTGGCAGCCGGGCGATGTCCCCGGCGTGGGCGTGGTGAACGAGGCCGGCACGCTGCGCTGGGTCGAGCTGCACACCGCCGACACCGGCGGGGCGCGGTCCTTCTACCAGAGCGTGCTCGGCTGGACCTACCAGGACATGCCCATCGGTGACGTCATCTACGCCGTCGCGAGCACCGGCGGCGAGGACGACATGTTCGGCGGCATCACCCCGGTGGAGGGCGGCGAGGCGGTCGGCTGGCGGCCGTACTTCGAGTCACCGGACACGGACGCGACCGTCGCCAAGGCGGTCGAGCTGGGCGGCACCGTGGTCAGCCCGGCGCAGAGCATGCCGGGCATCGGCCGCCTCGCCACCCTGACCGACCCGCACGGCGCGCTGTTCTCCATCATGACGAGCGAGTGA
- a CDS encoding epoxide hydrolase family protein, whose product MRPYTIDIPQADLDDLARRLANTRWPEPLGDDTWDRGVPVAYLRELAEYWRTRYDWRAAEAELNRYPQFVTEIDGATVHFLHVRSPEPDARPMIITHGWPGSVAEFLDVIGPLTDPAAHGGDPADAFHLVIASPPGFGFSGPAAPGWHAGRIAPAWAELMRRLGYDRYIAQGGDAGAVISQELARIAPDHVAGLHVNMLMTFPSGDPTELAYLSESDQERLARMGRFDAELSGYMKLQATRPQTLAYALTDSPVGQLAWIVERFKEWTDAKEVPEDAVDRDRLLTTVAIYWFTATAGSSAALYYEGAAGMRAAAAGQRPEPVRVPAGVAVFPHDPFQPLRRLAEHYLATIVRWSEFSRGGHFAALEEPDLYIADVRAFARMLGSSSQL is encoded by the coding sequence ATGCGACCGTACACAATCGACATCCCGCAGGCGGACCTCGACGACCTCGCGCGCCGGCTGGCGAACACGCGGTGGCCGGAACCGCTCGGCGACGACACCTGGGACCGCGGGGTGCCGGTGGCCTACCTGCGCGAGCTGGCCGAGTACTGGCGCACCCGGTACGACTGGCGGGCCGCCGAGGCGGAGCTGAACCGGTACCCCCAGTTCGTCACCGAGATCGACGGCGCGACCGTGCACTTCCTGCACGTGCGCTCGCCCGAACCGGACGCCCGACCCATGATCATCACCCATGGCTGGCCGGGCTCGGTCGCCGAGTTCCTCGACGTGATCGGGCCGTTGACCGACCCGGCCGCGCACGGCGGCGACCCGGCCGACGCGTTCCATCTGGTCATCGCCAGCCCGCCCGGCTTCGGCTTCTCCGGGCCCGCGGCGCCGGGCTGGCACGCCGGGCGCATCGCGCCCGCCTGGGCGGAGCTGATGCGGCGGCTGGGCTACGACCGCTACATCGCCCAGGGCGGCGACGCCGGCGCGGTCATCTCGCAGGAACTGGCCCGGATCGCCCCGGACCACGTCGCGGGTCTGCACGTCAACATGCTCATGACGTTTCCCTCCGGTGACCCGACCGAGCTGGCCTACCTCTCCGAGTCGGATCAGGAGCGGCTGGCCCGCATGGGGCGGTTCGACGCGGAACTGTCCGGCTACATGAAGCTGCAAGCCACCCGGCCGCAGACGCTGGCGTACGCGCTGACCGACTCGCCGGTGGGCCAGCTGGCCTGGATCGTGGAGCGGTTCAAGGAGTGGACCGACGCCAAGGAGGTGCCGGAGGACGCGGTCGACCGGGACCGCCTGCTGACCACGGTGGCGATCTACTGGTTCACCGCGACGGCCGGCAGCTCCGCGGCGCTCTACTACGAGGGCGCCGCCGGCATGCGCGCGGCCGCCGCCGGCCAGCGGCCGGAGCCGGTGCGGGTGCCGGCCGGCGTGGCCGTGTTCCCGCACGACCCGTTCCAGCCGCTGCGCCGCCTGGCCGAGCACTACCTGGCCACCATCGTGCGGTGGAGCGAGTTCAGCCGGGGCGGGCACTTCGCCGCGCTGGAGGAGCCGGACCTGTACATCGCCGACGTGCGCGCCTTCGCCCGCATGCTCGGCTCGTCATCCCAGCTTTGA
- a CDS encoding glycosyltransferase, translating into MAGTGRPRVSVVIPTYNRRDLLIETLGHFTRQSIPADEFEVIVADDGSTDDTKAVVDSFADRLNMKYTFQEDQGFRAGTARNAGARLADAPVLVFLDTGEMAGPDYLKHHLAVYADGGRRAVVGYGYGYQYVESLSTVREILDRMSPEEVIAHFKDDPTFLDVRHEEWAKTGFELGGRPMPWLYYWSLNCSARRDDFWAVGGFDEELRGWGPEDFELGYRLYRSGVELVLSRDAWVVAAPHERDWPRNYQEAMVNLQRMMRRYADPVMEVGWGITSTQTAGVLFPWEEEYHALTVWRRKVQDLDVHDEIEQALRQIQPVGRVAVLGSGGRVPDALPAGSILLDFDKQLADQAASGTPHSRYHTMGLHVPLADQSADTVIITSRMAGLWDKWGELVLAEARRIGRTVHTVDFVHK; encoded by the coding sequence ATGGCAGGTACGGGCCGGCCGAGGGTCTCGGTCGTCATTCCCACGTACAACCGTCGTGATCTGCTCATCGAGACCCTGGGACACTTCACGCGGCAGAGCATTCCCGCCGACGAGTTCGAGGTCATCGTGGCGGACGACGGGTCGACCGACGACACGAAGGCCGTGGTGGATTCGTTCGCGGACCGGCTGAACATGAAATACACCTTCCAGGAGGATCAGGGGTTCCGGGCCGGCACGGCGCGCAACGCCGGGGCACGGCTGGCCGACGCACCGGTGCTGGTTTTCCTGGACACCGGGGAGATGGCCGGCCCGGACTACCTGAAACACCACCTCGCGGTGTACGCCGACGGGGGACGCCGGGCGGTGGTCGGGTACGGGTACGGCTACCAGTACGTGGAGTCGCTGTCGACCGTTCGCGAGATACTCGACCGGATGTCCCCCGAGGAGGTGATCGCCCACTTCAAGGACGACCCCACCTTCCTCGACGTGCGGCACGAGGAGTGGGCGAAGACCGGCTTCGAGCTGGGCGGCCGACCGATGCCGTGGCTGTACTACTGGTCGCTGAACTGCTCGGCGCGGCGCGACGACTTCTGGGCCGTGGGCGGGTTCGACGAGGAACTGCGGGGCTGGGGACCGGAGGATTTCGAGCTCGGCTACCGGCTGTACCGAAGCGGTGTGGAGCTGGTGCTGTCGCGCGACGCATGGGTGGTCGCCGCGCCGCACGAGCGGGACTGGCCGCGCAACTACCAGGAGGCCATGGTCAACCTGCAACGGATGATGCGCAGGTACGCCGATCCGGTCATGGAGGTCGGCTGGGGCATCACCAGCACTCAGACCGCGGGTGTGCTCTTCCCCTGGGAAGAGGAGTACCACGCGCTGACGGTCTGGCGCCGGAAGGTCCAGGACCTGGACGTCCACGACGAGATCGAGCAGGCGTTGCGGCAGATCCAGCCGGTCGGCCGGGTGGCCGTGCTGGGCTCGGGCGGCCGGGTGCCCGATGCGCTGCCGGCGGGCTCGATACTGCTGGACTTCGACAAGCAGCTGGCGGACCAGGCGGCCAGCGGCACCCCGCACTCCCGGTACCACACGATGGGGCTGCACGTACCGCTGGCGGACCAGAGCGCCGACACGGTCATCATCACCTCCCGGATGGCCGGGCTGTGGGACAAGTGGGGTGAGTTGGTGCTCGCCGAGGCTCGCCGCATCGGCCGCACCGTGCACACCGTCGACTTCGTCCACAAGTGA
- a CDS encoding SDR family NAD(P)-dependent oxidoreductase, giving the protein MRAQFTFDDKVALVTGATSGIGWETALLLARSGASIVACGRREDRGAELVRQVEEETGKPGRAVFVVADATDGDAVRAVVDTAVDTFGHLDLAFNNAGTMASGAVPLAATDEAEWSAMVDTNLKSCWHSLRYELPAMARSGGGAIVNCASVMSLIAVPGMSLYTATKHAIVGLTKAAALEHARDNIRVNAVCPSMVRTALLDPLPEELLNGAVQGHPIPRMCTLAEVADLVAFLLSDSAGYITGQAYALDGGFTAQ; this is encoded by the coding sequence ATGAGGGCCCAATTCACGTTCGATGACAAGGTTGCCCTGGTGACCGGAGCGACGTCGGGTATCGGCTGGGAGACGGCGCTGTTGCTGGCGCGTTCCGGTGCCTCGATCGTGGCGTGCGGCCGGCGCGAGGACCGCGGCGCCGAGCTGGTGCGGCAGGTGGAGGAGGAGACCGGAAAGCCGGGGCGGGCGGTGTTCGTGGTCGCGGACGCCACCGACGGGGACGCGGTCCGCGCCGTGGTGGACACCGCCGTGGACACGTTCGGCCACCTGGACCTGGCGTTCAACAACGCCGGCACGATGGCCAGCGGCGCGGTCCCGCTGGCGGCCACCGACGAGGCCGAGTGGAGCGCGATGGTCGACACGAACCTGAAGAGCTGCTGGCACAGCCTGCGGTACGAGCTGCCCGCGATGGCCCGGTCCGGCGGCGGCGCGATCGTCAACTGCGCGTCGGTGATGAGCCTGATCGCGGTGCCCGGGATGTCGCTGTACACCGCGACCAAGCACGCCATCGTCGGGCTGACCAAGGCCGCGGCGCTGGAGCACGCGCGGGACAACATCCGGGTCAACGCGGTCTGCCCGAGCATGGTGCGCACGGCACTGCTCGACCCGCTGCCCGAGGAGTTGCTCAACGGCGCGGTGCAGGGCCACCCGATCCCGCGGATGTGCACCCTCGCCGAGGTCGCCGATCTGGTGGCTTTCCTGCTGTCCGACTCGGCCGGATACATCACCGGGCAGGCGTACGCGCTGGACGGTGGGTTCACCGCGCAGTGA
- a CDS encoding sigma-70 family RNA polymerase sigma factor translates to MDNDEFIRLTDPFRRELLAHCYRLLGSVDDAEDLVQETYLRAWRSYGGFEGRSSLRTWLYRIATNACLTALQSRSRRVLPSGIGDPCDDPDAPAAEAGSEIRWLQPLPDAMVSTDSGDPAAIVASRDQLRLALIACLQLLPPQQRAVLILRDVLAFPAAEVAAMLDTTTAAVQSALQRARARIDDVAPVAEEVTPPEEPQLRALLDQYVAAFENSDLPALEKALRKDATLEMVGSTTWFSGNDTCLRFVSRVLGSAGDWRMLRTTLNGQPGVAAYLRGADGALRAFGVAVLDITPTGIAGIVVFGDPQLVTRLGFPPVPPAA, encoded by the coding sequence TTGGACAACGACGAGTTCATCCGCCTCACCGATCCGTTCCGGCGTGAGCTGCTGGCCCATTGCTACCGCCTACTGGGCTCGGTGGACGACGCCGAAGATCTGGTACAGGAGACCTACCTGCGCGCCTGGCGCTCGTACGGTGGGTTCGAGGGCCGGTCGTCGCTGCGCACCTGGCTCTATCGGATCGCGACCAACGCCTGCCTGACGGCGCTGCAAAGTCGCAGCCGGCGGGTGCTGCCGTCCGGCATCGGCGACCCTTGCGACGACCCCGACGCCCCGGCCGCCGAGGCCGGGTCGGAGATCCGGTGGCTACAGCCGCTGCCGGACGCGATGGTGAGCACCGACTCGGGGGATCCCGCCGCGATCGTCGCGTCGCGCGACCAGCTGCGGCTCGCGCTCATCGCATGCCTGCAACTGCTGCCACCGCAGCAGCGAGCGGTCCTCATTTTGCGGGACGTGCTCGCGTTTCCGGCGGCCGAGGTCGCCGCGATGCTCGACACCACGACCGCAGCCGTCCAGAGCGCGCTGCAACGGGCCCGGGCCCGGATCGACGACGTCGCGCCGGTCGCCGAGGAGGTCACCCCGCCCGAGGAGCCCCAACTGCGCGCGCTGCTCGACCAGTACGTCGCCGCGTTCGAGAACTCCGACCTGCCGGCCCTGGAAAAGGCGCTGCGCAAAGACGCCACCCTTGAAATGGTCGGGTCCACCACCTGGTTCAGCGGCAACGACACGTGCCTGCGGTTCGTCTCGCGGGTCCTCGGGTCCGCCGGCGACTGGCGGATGCTGCGGACCACGCTCAACGGACAGCCCGGCGTCGCCGCGTACCTCCGCGGTGCGGACGGCGCACTCCGCGCGTTCGGCGTCGCGGTGCTGGACATCACCCCCACCGGCATCGCCGGCATCGTGGTGTTCGGCGATCCACAATTGGTGACCCGTCTCGGGTTCCCGCCGGTGCCGCCGGCGGCCTGA
- a CDS encoding SgcJ/EcaC family oxidoreductase produces the protein MTNAVSAIRPEDEKAVREIVQRITLSWNENDADRLSTVYTEDASIVLPGAHLKGRSNIRDWMAEAFDGKWKGTRVLGSPLELRYIRDDVMLLISQGGAYPPGATEVPVEHAIRGIWVFVKQDGEWIITGYGNTPVRAAIPLPDGHK, from the coding sequence ATGACCAACGCCGTCTCCGCCATCCGCCCGGAAGATGAGAAGGCAGTACGCGAAATCGTCCAACGCATCACCCTGTCGTGGAACGAGAACGACGCCGACCGGCTGTCCACCGTCTACACCGAGGACGCCTCCATCGTGTTACCCGGCGCCCATCTGAAGGGCCGCTCGAACATCCGCGACTGGATGGCCGAGGCGTTCGACGGCAAGTGGAAGGGCACCCGCGTGCTCGGCTCCCCGCTGGAGCTGCGGTACATCCGGGACGACGTCATGCTGCTCATCTCACAGGGCGGCGCGTACCCGCCGGGCGCCACCGAGGTCCCGGTCGAGCACGCGATCCGCGGCATCTGGGTGTTCGTCAAGCAGGACGGTGAGTGGATCATCACGGGCTACGGGAACACGCCGGTACGCGCCGCGATCCCGCTGCCGGACGGGCACAAGTGA
- a CDS encoding peptidase inhibitor family I36 protein: MSVNRLRSALVVAGAATALLIGAAGVAPAASAAACPSRSLCLYEGTNFTGDMFPVTSLNPSGTCVSLVDHGWGDRAHSAVNTHNNSAAMFMNDDCIGGPYQVPGKSSLPNFGSFTPESVWVPFS, translated from the coding sequence GTGTCCGTCAACCGCCTGCGTTCGGCCCTCGTGGTCGCCGGTGCCGCCACGGCGCTGCTGATCGGCGCGGCCGGGGTCGCGCCCGCCGCCAGCGCGGCCGCCTGCCCATCGCGCTCCCTGTGCCTGTACGAGGGCACCAACTTCACCGGTGACATGTTTCCGGTGACCTCGCTCAACCCGAGCGGGACCTGCGTCAGCCTGGTCGACCACGGGTGGGGCGACCGCGCCCACTCCGCGGTCAACACGCACAACAACAGCGCCGCCATGTTCATGAACGACGACTGCATCGGCGGCCCGTACCAGGTGCCCGGCAAATCCAGCCTGCCCAACTTCGGCAGCTTCACCCCGGAGAGCGTCTGGGTCCCGTTCTCCTGA
- a CDS encoding SDR family NAD(P)-dependent oxidoreductase, translating to MFNLDGKTAIVTGASRGIGRAIALGLAEAGADVAVLARGTDALTEVAKEIQALGRRAAVLTCDIDRPEEIEQAVTAARDELGDIAIVVNNAGGFAHVGPFLDMTPEDWTQILRTNLDSVAHMCRAVGGHLTGRGGGSVINVASVGGYNGVPMLSPYAVAKAGVISLTRTLAVEWAAHGVRVNVIAPGWTRTQLTRSFAGNPGLADELIRSVPAGRWGEPADLAGAAVYLASDAARMVTGACLTVDGGVTAYDTGPAMIDMLNVGRIPV from the coding sequence GTGTTCAATTTGGACGGCAAGACCGCGATCGTCACCGGCGCGTCCCGGGGCATCGGCCGGGCCATCGCGCTGGGGCTGGCCGAGGCGGGCGCCGACGTCGCCGTGCTGGCCCGCGGCACCGACGCGCTGACCGAGGTGGCGAAGGAGATTCAGGCGCTGGGCCGGCGGGCCGCGGTGCTCACCTGCGACATCGACCGCCCCGAGGAGATCGAGCAGGCCGTCACCGCGGCGCGGGACGAACTCGGCGACATCGCCATCGTGGTCAACAACGCCGGCGGCTTCGCGCACGTCGGACCGTTCCTGGACATGACGCCGGAGGACTGGACGCAGATCCTGCGCACCAACCTGGACTCGGTGGCGCACATGTGCCGGGCGGTCGGCGGGCACCTGACCGGCCGCGGCGGCGGTTCGGTGATCAACGTGGCGTCGGTGGGTGGCTACAACGGTGTCCCGATGCTCTCGCCGTACGCGGTGGCCAAGGCCGGGGTCATCTCGCTGACCCGCACGCTCGCGGTGGAGTGGGCGGCCCACGGCGTACGGGTGAACGTGATCGCACCGGGCTGGACCCGGACGCAGCTGACCCGCAGCTTCGCCGGCAACCCCGGCCTGGCCGACGAGCTGATCCGCAGCGTGCCCGCGGGCCGCTGGGGCGAGCCGGCCGACCTCGCGGGCGCCGCCGTCTACCTGGCCAGCGACGCCGCCCGGATGGTCACCGGCGCCTGCCTGACCGTGGACGGCGGCGTCACCGCGTACGACACCGGTCCCGCGATGATCGACATGCTGAACGTCGGCCGGATCCCGGTGTAG
- a CDS encoding cytochrome P450 family protein — protein sequence MESNGCPYVIDRTGSDVQAEAARLRELGPAVQVELPGGVLAWSVTSYALAKQLFADPRVAKDPRRHWPAFIDGEIGDDWPLISWVKMDSMTLVDGEDHRRLRGLVAPDFGPRRIEAQRPLVERIVADLLDRLAEHPAGHPVDLRANFAAQLPARMICEIFGVPEEARPEVLRGLELAVDTTLPPEQAAANVRNWHLALQQLAAAKRAAPADDMTSRLVQARDERAQLNDSELVGTMFNVLGAGSETVMNLLTKAVVALLTLPEQRELLATGKASWSDVIEETLRVEAPIAQLPLRFAADDIELDGITIHKGTPILMCLAGAGRDPHRYGAGADEFDLTRADKEHLSFGYGAHFCIGAALARLEASVALPALFDRFPELTLAVPPDQLEPPGTFIMNGLRSLPVYLAGQPVG from the coding sequence ATGGAGAGCAACGGCTGCCCGTACGTCATCGACCGTACCGGGAGCGATGTCCAAGCCGAGGCGGCGCGGCTGCGCGAGCTCGGCCCGGCGGTCCAGGTCGAGCTGCCCGGTGGGGTGCTGGCCTGGTCGGTCACCAGCTACGCGCTGGCCAAACAACTCTTCGCCGACCCGCGGGTGGCCAAGGACCCGCGCCGGCACTGGCCGGCGTTCATCGACGGCGAGATCGGCGACGACTGGCCCCTGATCAGCTGGGTGAAGATGGACAGCATGACCCTTGTGGACGGTGAGGATCACCGCCGCCTGCGGGGGTTGGTGGCGCCGGACTTCGGCCCGCGCCGCATCGAGGCGCAGCGCCCGCTGGTCGAGCGCATCGTCGCCGACCTGCTCGACCGGCTCGCCGAACACCCCGCCGGCCATCCGGTCGACCTGCGGGCGAACTTCGCCGCGCAGCTGCCGGCGCGGATGATCTGCGAGATCTTCGGCGTGCCCGAGGAGGCCCGGCCCGAGGTGCTGCGCGGCCTGGAACTCGCCGTCGACACCACGCTGCCGCCCGAGCAGGCGGCGGCCAACGTCCGCAACTGGCACCTGGCGCTGCAGCAGCTGGCCGCCGCCAAGCGCGCGGCCCCGGCCGACGACATGACCAGCCGCCTCGTGCAGGCCCGCGACGAACGGGCCCAGCTCAACGACTCGGAACTGGTCGGCACGATGTTCAACGTCCTCGGCGCGGGTTCGGAGACGGTGATGAACCTGCTGACCAAGGCCGTCGTCGCGCTGCTGACCCTGCCGGAGCAGCGGGAGCTGCTGGCGACCGGCAAGGCGTCCTGGTCCGACGTCATCGAGGAGACGCTGCGGGTGGAGGCGCCGATCGCCCAGCTCCCGCTACGCTTCGCCGCCGACGACATCGAGCTCGACGGCATCACCATCCACAAGGGAACGCCGATCCTGATGTGCCTGGCCGGCGCCGGCCGCGATCCGCACCGGTACGGCGCCGGCGCGGACGAGTTCGACCTGACGAGGGCCGACAAGGAGCACCTGTCGTTCGGGTACGGCGCCCACTTCTGCATCGGCGCCGCGCTGGCCCGGCTGGAGGCGTCGGTGGCGCTGCCCGCACTCTTCGACCGCTTTCCGGAGCTGACCCTCGCGGTCCCGCCGGACCAGCTGGAGCCGCCCGGCACCTTCATCATGAACGGGCTCCGGTCGCTGCCGGTGTACCTGGCCGGACAGCCTGTTGGCTGA
- a CDS encoding MFS transporter, translating to MQNHRATWTLVLAAFGAFLTALDVVVVTMALPTIQTQFDASLAELDWIVNAYALSFAALLLIGAALGDRFGRRRMYVVGIVIFTLASVLAALSTNAGMLITARLVQGVGAAVLAPLSLTLIVVAFPPAKLSGAIGIWAGIMGLGVAIGPVVGGAVVQGFAWEAIFWLNVPIGAVVAVLCMMFLTESHGGAQRLDIVGVVLAGLGLLGLAWAPVRAPDAGWGSLEVIGSLAGGAVLMVLFVLWERRSDHAMLPVAYFKIRGFVVANTVSFLQNVSLIGAVFMITQLIQIGLGHDPLSAGARMLPLSLTPLVVSPIAGMLAGRLGDRPFLILSMALHTIGLVWLAIVVQAGVDYVYLVPPFIVAGVGLSMGFPSIAAMVTGSVPPEGQGIASGTQRALAQAGGLFGVAIVSAVFASAGGYGSAQSFIDGFTKAMWVAALVPALGLLVALFAPRPAQVAAQAVTPQAEPVRKEAVSPQAKQTT from the coding sequence ATGCAGAACCATCGCGCCACCTGGACGCTCGTACTCGCGGCGTTCGGCGCGTTCCTGACCGCGCTGGACGTCGTCGTGGTGACCATGGCACTGCCAACGATCCAGACCCAGTTCGACGCCAGCCTGGCCGAGCTCGACTGGATCGTCAACGCGTACGCGCTGTCCTTCGCGGCCCTGCTGCTCATCGGCGCGGCGCTGGGCGACCGCTTCGGACGCCGCCGCATGTACGTGGTCGGCATCGTGATCTTCACCCTCGCCTCGGTGCTGGCCGCGCTGTCGACGAACGCCGGCATGTTGATCACCGCCCGCCTGGTGCAGGGCGTCGGGGCCGCGGTGCTCGCGCCGCTCTCGCTGACCCTCATCGTCGTCGCGTTCCCGCCGGCGAAGCTGAGCGGCGCGATCGGGATCTGGGCCGGCATCATGGGGCTGGGCGTGGCGATCGGCCCGGTAGTCGGCGGCGCGGTCGTCCAGGGCTTCGCCTGGGAGGCGATCTTCTGGCTGAACGTGCCCATCGGCGCCGTGGTCGCCGTGCTGTGCATGATGTTCCTGACCGAGAGCCACGGCGGCGCCCAGAGGCTGGACATCGTCGGCGTGGTACTGGCCGGTCTCGGCCTGCTCGGGCTGGCCTGGGCACCGGTGCGGGCGCCCGACGCCGGCTGGGGCAGCCTCGAGGTCATCGGCAGCCTCGCCGGCGGCGCCGTGCTGATGGTGCTGTTCGTCCTCTGGGAGCGGCGCTCGGACCATGCGATGCTCCCGGTCGCCTATTTCAAGATCCGCGGCTTCGTCGTAGCCAACACGGTGAGCTTCCTGCAGAACGTGTCGCTCATCGGTGCGGTATTCATGATCACGCAACTGATCCAGATCGGGCTCGGCCACGACCCGCTGTCGGCCGGGGCACGCATGCTGCCGTTGAGCCTCACGCCCCTGGTGGTCTCGCCCATCGCCGGGATGCTGGCCGGGCGATTGGGCGATCGACCGTTCCTCATCCTCAGCATGGCGCTGCACACGATCGGCCTGGTCTGGCTGGCGATCGTCGTGCAGGCCGGAGTCGACTACGTGTACCTGGTGCCGCCGTTCATCGTGGCCGGGGTCGGGCTGTCCATGGGCTTCCCGTCCATCGCGGCCATGGTGACCGGTTCCGTGCCACCGGAGGGGCAAGGCATCGCCTCGGGCACCCAGCGGGCGCTGGCCCAGGCCGGTGGCCTCTTCGGCGTGGCGATCGTCTCGGCGGTCTTCGCCTCGGCAGGTGGCTACGGGTCGGCGCAGAGCTTCATCGACGGATTCACCAAGGCCATGTGGGTGGCCGCGCTGGTGCCGGCCCTCGGGCTGCTCGTGGCGTTGTTCGCCCCGCGGCCCGCTCAAGTCGCGGCGCAGGCGGTGACGCCGCAGGCGGAGCCGGTGCGAAAGGAGGCGGTGTCGCCGCAGGCAAAACAGACGACGTAA
- a CDS encoding FAD-binding monooxygenase, with the protein MGSVHVGERALVLGGSIAGLFAGQALAEAYREVVVVDRDRPTAATGTRRATPQAFHAHALLARGQRAIEDLFPGITQECQAAGVPTGDVGADLRWVINGRRLPPMRTGLVCLATPRTVLEQHVRARVLALPNVTLREGHEVQELVTTPDGRRVTGARLFDLVGGESRVLPADLVVEATGRGSRLPLWLAGLGYRPPAEERIKIGLGYATRHYRLPLGLLGTDLAYIVAQTPSHPRGAVLARERALPDGGERYVLSLNAHLGDHPPTDPDGFLAYARTVPVPEIYEAVRGAEPLDEIRSYRFPSSLWRHYERLTRFPDGLLVMGDALASPNPVYAQGNTITAVEALVLRGQLRRGGEPRPVEFFAEAAPIVRAAWDVNVFGDLAYPGIPGRRTPKTRLASAYLSHVHRAAVHDPAVAESFLRVAGLIDGPQALLGPRMVARVLRRSRRPGPRPTPAAIHS; encoded by the coding sequence GTGGGCAGTGTCCACGTGGGTGAGCGGGCCCTGGTCCTGGGCGGCAGCATCGCCGGGCTGTTCGCCGGCCAGGCGCTCGCCGAGGCGTACCGGGAGGTTGTCGTCGTCGACCGGGACCGGCCGACGGCCGCGACCGGGACGCGGCGCGCGACCCCGCAGGCGTTTCACGCGCACGCGCTGCTCGCCCGCGGGCAGCGCGCCATCGAGGACCTGTTCCCCGGCATCACGCAGGAGTGCCAGGCGGCCGGGGTGCCGACCGGCGACGTGGGGGCCGATCTGCGCTGGGTGATCAACGGCCGGCGGCTCCCGCCGATGCGTACCGGGTTGGTCTGCCTGGCCACCCCGCGGACCGTGCTGGAGCAGCACGTCCGGGCCCGGGTGCTGGCCCTGCCCAACGTCACCCTGCGCGAGGGCCACGAGGTGCAGGAACTGGTCACCACCCCGGACGGCCGCCGGGTGACCGGGGCACGGCTGTTCGACTTGGTCGGCGGGGAGTCGCGGGTGCTCCCCGCCGACCTCGTCGTCGAGGCCACCGGCCGGGGCTCGCGGCTGCCGCTGTGGCTGGCGGGGCTGGGCTACCGGCCGCCGGCGGAAGAACGGATCAAGATCGGGCTCGGGTACGCGACCCGCCACTACCGGCTGCCGCTGGGCCTGCTCGGCACGGATCTGGCGTACATCGTGGCGCAGACGCCGAGCCATCCGCGCGGCGCGGTGCTCGCCCGGGAGCGGGCCCTGCCGGACGGCGGCGAGCGGTACGTGCTCTCGCTCAACGCCCACCTCGGCGACCATCCGCCGACCGACCCGGACGGCTTCCTGGCGTACGCCCGGACGGTGCCGGTGCCGGAGATCTACGAGGCGGTACGCGGGGCGGAACCGCTCGACGAGATCCGCTCCTACCGCTTCCCGAGCAGCCTGTGGCGGCACTACGAGCGGCTGACCCGGTTTCCGGACGGCCTGCTCGTCATGGGCGACGCGCTGGCCAGCCCCAACCCGGTGTACGCACAGGGCAACACGATCACCGCCGTGGAGGCGCTCGTGCTGCGCGGCCAGTTGCGCCGCGGCGGCGAGCCCCGGCCGGTCGAGTTCTTCGCCGAGGCCGCCCCGATCGTCCGGGCCGCCTGGGACGTCAACGTCTTCGGCGACCTGGCGTACCCCGGGATCCCCGGCCGCCGTACCCCGAAGACCCGGCTGGCCTCCGCGTACCTGTCTCATGTGCACCGCGCGGCCGTGCACGACCCGGCGGTGGCGGAGTCGTTCCTGCGGGTGGCCGGCCTGATCGACGGACCGCAGGCCCTGCTGGGACCGCGCATGGTGGCGCGGGTGCTGCGCCGCAGCCGCCGCCCGGGACCGCGCCCTACCCCCGCCGCCATCCACTCGTGA